The nucleotide sequence TATACTATTCCTATATCTTTTACCATTTGACAGGTAGCTGAAAGTAAGATTTCGAAGAGTTATCAAAAAACACCATGCATCTTCCTGATGAATTTCTGGAAATACTCCCACTCTCCATGACGAAAAATGAAAAATCATGTATAGTTAATAGTTCACACAGGCAGGCTCAAAATAGAGTCCTGCTTCTTTGTATGAACGGAGAGAAACAAACATGATGACAACAAAACAGTACATAAAAGAATGGCTTCAGGCCATCGGGATTGAAATCGGCTACCTGAAAAAATACGGCAGTACAAAATACAGAGTCATAAACGGGCATCTGCTTTCTTCCGGAGATGCTTTTACTTATTATTTTGAAGGTACAGGGAAAATCAATGCTCCCGTCGGCTCGTCGGTAAAACTTGAATGGGACGGCGTGAAACATAACGGACGTGTACTCTCTTCTGAAGGAACAAGCATCATTCTTTCATTTGAACGGACATTCGGCGACCTGATTCCGGAAGCTTTTCTTTTTCACGACCCGTGGGAGCTGCTTGAAGAACTCGCAGATCGAGTTGAAGAGATGAAAAAAAGCAAGCAAAAGCGCGCAAGAATAAAAAAACTTATGGATCCCTCCATGCCTGAAAAACATCCTGAAACGTCCAAAAATGCTGTTCATGAGCTGCTACAGCGGGCAATCTGCAACCCCATCACGTTCGTCTGGGGGCCTCCGGGAACAGGAAAAACCTATACGCTTGCGAGAACAGCGGCGAATCTCTATTTTAAAGGCAAACGAATACTGATTTTGTCCCACAGCAATAATGCTGTTGACGTTCTGATGAATGAGCTTGCACAATTCGTCCTGAAGCGGGAAAAGTTTAAATCGGGAGAAATTGTCCGCTACGGATTCGGAAGCGGCTATTCATTTAAAGTCCCTCTGACAGTAAGTGACCTGCTTGCAGAACAATCTCCGGCCATTGCGGCAGAACGGCAAAACCTTCTCAGCGAAAGGAAGCTTTTAAAATCGGATTTGTCCCATTCTTTCAGTAAAAGAGATTCAAATGCTCTTCTTGATCTGGAAACGAAAATCAGCAGGGTGCTTGAGAAAATCCGCAGACAGGAAACCGAGTTTGCAAAAGAAGCCAAAATTATCGGCACCACGTTTGCCAAAGCAGCAAGTGACCCTGCCATTTATGAAACCGACTATGATGCAGTGTTTGTTGATGAAGCGAGTATGGCATATGTTCCGCAGGCTGCATTTGCTGCTTCCCTTGGAAAACGGACGATTCTGTGCGGAGACTTTAAACAGCTTCCGCCAATCGCTTCATCGCGTCACGAACTGACTGAAAAATGGCTAAAAGAAGATATCTTTGTAAGATTCGGTGTTTCAGACACAAGCGGTGGCCTTCATCCCCATATGCTGCTCTTGAACGAACAGAGAAGAATGCATCCGGAAATATCATCGTTTACAAACAGGTATATTTATCAGAATAAAGTAGGAGACCATTCCGATGTACTAAACAGGCGGAGCAGTCTTTCAGAACTTGCTCCGTTCCCGGGAAGGGCATCGATCCTCCTTGATGCCAGCTTCACAGGGCAATATTGTCTAAAAGAACGGACATCTCACTCAAAATTTAACCTCTGGCATCTTCTGCTTTCTTTTCAAAGCATTCATGAAGCCGTCCTATCGGGAGCAAAGTCAGTCGGATACGCAGCTCCATATAGAGCCCAGACCCATTTGATGCAGCTGCTTCTTGATGATCTTTATCAGGCTGAAGTGCAGCATGCGGATATTTTGGCAGCTACCGTTCATAAATTTCAGGGCAGCGAGCGGGATGTGATGATTTTTGACAGTGTCGACAGCTTTCCTGAAAAGAAAGCTGGCATGCTGCTGACCGGCAAAGACAGCTCGAGACTGATAAACGTTGCCATTACAAGGACAAAAGGAAAGTTTATTCATGTAAGTGACACACAATTTCTTCGCGAAAAAGTGTATACAGGAAAGACAATCAGACAGCTTTTGGATCATCAAATAAAAGAGGGGCAGACTGTTGCCCATCAGCAAATCGGAACTTGGATCAAAAACCAGCACCCCATGCTCAGGTGGATACACGCTCTGAAACTCCAACCTGTTTTTACGGATATTCAGAAAGCCCGCAGAAAAATTGTGCTCAGCATTCCTGCATCGGTGAGGGTAAACGCAGACTGGGAAGAACAGTTGAACAAGACCGATGCTGCTGTCACATTCATTTCTTCTGTAAAACAGCCGATAAAAGGGGACTGGGTTCAGGAAGACCTCCCGTTTCCGTTCATAGCCATTGATGACACGGTTATGTGGATTGGACAGCCTTTTGAAGGGGCCGGCCGCATAAAGCCGCCATTTGTAGCTGCAAGGCTTCAATCTGAAAAAACAGTCAGGCAAATACTTGCGCAATTGCCGCTCTGAAGCAGGAACAACGCTGTTTGAATAGAATTTCACCTAACAAGGGGTGAAGCTATGTCTTATCAACTATCATTAGCAGATGTTTCGAAAAAACTAGTATTCGAAAATCTGATGCAGTTTTACTTATATGATTTCAGCGAGTTTAACGATGCGGCAGTCAATCATAACGGATTATTTAATCCGTATGCCTATTTGGAGAAGTACTGGGTAGAAGAAGGAAGATTTCCGTATTTGATTCGGCAAAACGGAGAGTATGCCGGATTTGCCCTTGTAAGATTTGATATGTCCGATAACGTGTTTTCGATAGCGGAATTTTTTATTTTGAGGAAGTTCAGAAGAAATTCCCTGGGTACGGCTGTTGCACATGACTTATTCAGGATTCATCCGGGGAAATGGGAAGTTACTCAGATAGAAAGAAACGTGCCGGCCAGGAGATTTTGGGAAAAGACCATTTCCATGTCAGCGGCCGGAGAGTATACAAACATTTCTTCAGATGGCCTGCAGATCCAAACCTTTTACTCCGGCCACAAGGAGGGGGCACTGTGAATACGTTCAGATCCCCATCAATCATCATTACAGGTGAAGGATCCTTTCAAAAGGTCATTGAACTGGTTCAACAGCATCAGGCGGAGAAAGTGCATCTCTTTGCAGATCCGGTGCTTATCCGGTTAAATGTGCTGAAACCACTCGCGGAGGCATTTGAAGAAAAAAAGATTGAACTTGAAATCTTTTCTGACATTCAGCCTGAACCGACTGCTGCAGCCGGAAACCGGGCAAAAGCAGCACTTGCTGACTCAGGCGCTGACCTGGTTATCGGAATAGGGGGCGGCAGCTGTCTTGATCTTGCCAAAGCGGCTGCGGTTTTATCGAGCCATGAAGGTGCCGTCGAGGATTACTTAAATCTGACGGGAACAAAATCACTGTCAAATAAAGGACTTCCTAAACTATTAATTCCTACGACTTCAGGAACCGGGGCGGAAATGACGGACATTGCCGTTTTCTCCCTTGAAGATTCAAAGGATGTCATCACACATCCTAATCTCCTTGCAGATGCGGTCATCATTGATCCTGAGCTCACCTACAGTCTCCCGCCAAGAGCCACGGCTTCAAGCGGGATTGATGCCCTTACACATGCCATTGAATCGTATCTGTCCGTCCATGCTGATGTTCTGACAGATACTCTTGCGCTGGAGGCTGCAGGTAAAATTGCTGCGAGTCTTCGGAAAGCTGTGCTTAATGGTTCTGATCAAGAAGCAAGAAACAGCATGTCCTGGGGAAGCATGCTTGCCGGGTTAAGCTTTTTTAATGCAGGTGTAGCAGGAGTGCACGCGTTAGCTTATCCTTTAGGCGGACTTTTTAAAATGCCCCACGGTGAATCAAATGCCGTCCTTCTGCCATATGTAATGGATGAGATCAGGGACTCCTGCAGCGGAAAAATGGCCATTTTAGCTCGGAGACTCGGAATTGAAAAAAACGGCCGGACAGATGAAGAACTTGCCCGCCTGGCTGTTCTTGAAATGAAGCACCTGATACAGGACACAGGTCTTCCTCTGAGCTTAAGAGAGTATGGAATAAAAGAAGAAGATCTTGACAGACTTGCAGACAATGGAGCCAAACAGACGAGACTGCTTTCTAGAAGTCCCAAGCCATTGTCTCGGGATGACATAAAGCGGATTTATACAGCTGCCTTTCATGGTAATCTGAAAGCAGCAGGGGTGTCAGGGGATGTTTCATACAGTGATTGAACCGAGAGTATCGGAAACCGACGGTGTAGGGCATATCAACAATACCGTCATACCTGTGTGGTTTGAAGCGGGGAGAAACGGACTTTTCCAGTTATTTAATCCATATCATTGTTTCAGTGACTGGAAAATGATTATAATCAGCATGAATGTTGAATTTAAAAACCAGCTTTATTTTGGAAAAAAGGCAGACGTATTCTGCTGGATCAAACGAATTGGAAACTCAAGCCTTGAACTATATGAAGAAATCCACCAGAATGGAACTCTTTGCGCAAAAGGGACCGCTGTCTATGTCAACTACAATGTACATGAAAAACAGTCTGAACCCATACCATCTGACATCAGATATGCTCTTGAGAAGCACCTCTATTAAAATTAGAGGGCTTTTTTTGAATTCAGACTTGTTTTTTCTGAAATTTCAAAATAAACTAGTAACATACCAACTGGTTAGTATTTCTAAGAAACGGAGTGAATGGCATGCATTTGCGTTTAACAGAAGAGCAGCGAATGGTTCAGAAAACAATCAGGAAATTTGTAGAGAATGAATTAATGCCTCTTGAGAATACGGTTTTAAGAAATGAACTGGAAGGACGCCCAAGCTTATCGAGAGAACAATTGGAAGAGCTTCAGCAAAAAGCCAAAAAGGCAGGGTTCTGGGGGATCAACACACCGGAAGAGTACGGCGGCGTCAACCTAGGCCAAATGATGCTTGCCATCGTTCAAATGGAAGTTTCAAAAACGTTCGTTCCTTTCAGATTCGGAGGATCAGCCGATAATATTCTTTACTACGCAAACGAAGAACAAAAGGAAAA is from Bacillus sp. FSL H8-0547 and encodes:
- a CDS encoding AAA domain-containing protein — translated: MMTTKQYIKEWLQAIGIEIGYLKKYGSTKYRVINGHLLSSGDAFTYYFEGTGKINAPVGSSVKLEWDGVKHNGRVLSSEGTSIILSFERTFGDLIPEAFLFHDPWELLEELADRVEEMKKSKQKRARIKKLMDPSMPEKHPETSKNAVHELLQRAICNPITFVWGPPGTGKTYTLARTAANLYFKGKRILILSHSNNAVDVLMNELAQFVLKREKFKSGEIVRYGFGSGYSFKVPLTVSDLLAEQSPAIAAERQNLLSERKLLKSDLSHSFSKRDSNALLDLETKISRVLEKIRRQETEFAKEAKIIGTTFAKAASDPAIYETDYDAVFVDEASMAYVPQAAFAASLGKRTILCGDFKQLPPIASSRHELTEKWLKEDIFVRFGVSDTSGGLHPHMLLLNEQRRMHPEISSFTNRYIYQNKVGDHSDVLNRRSSLSELAPFPGRASILLDASFTGQYCLKERTSHSKFNLWHLLLSFQSIHEAVLSGAKSVGYAAPYRAQTHLMQLLLDDLYQAEVQHADILAATVHKFQGSERDVMIFDSVDSFPEKKAGMLLTGKDSSRLINVAITRTKGKFIHVSDTQFLREKVYTGKTIRQLLDHQIKEGQTVAHQQIGTWIKNQHPMLRWIHALKLQPVFTDIQKARRKIVLSIPASVRVNADWEEQLNKTDAAVTFISSVKQPIKGDWVQEDLPFPFIAIDDTVMWIGQPFEGAGRIKPPFVAARLQSEKTVRQILAQLPL
- a CDS encoding GNAT family N-acetyltransferase; amino-acid sequence: MSYQLSLADVSKKLVFENLMQFYLYDFSEFNDAAVNHNGLFNPYAYLEKYWVEEGRFPYLIRQNGEYAGFALVRFDMSDNVFSIAEFFILRKFRRNSLGTAVAHDLFRIHPGKWEVTQIERNVPARRFWEKTISMSAAGEYTNISSDGLQIQTFYSGHKEGAL
- a CDS encoding iron-containing alcohol dehydrogenase; protein product: MNTFRSPSIIITGEGSFQKVIELVQQHQAEKVHLFADPVLIRLNVLKPLAEAFEEKKIELEIFSDIQPEPTAAAGNRAKAALADSGADLVIGIGGGSCLDLAKAAAVLSSHEGAVEDYLNLTGTKSLSNKGLPKLLIPTTSGTGAEMTDIAVFSLEDSKDVITHPNLLADAVIIDPELTYSLPPRATASSGIDALTHAIESYLSVHADVLTDTLALEAAGKIAASLRKAVLNGSDQEARNSMSWGSMLAGLSFFNAGVAGVHALAYPLGGLFKMPHGESNAVLLPYVMDEIRDSCSGKMAILARRLGIEKNGRTDEELARLAVLEMKHLIQDTGLPLSLREYGIKEEDLDRLADNGAKQTRLLSRSPKPLSRDDIKRIYTAAFHGNLKAAGVSGDVSYSD
- a CDS encoding thioesterase family protein; this translates as MFHTVIEPRVSETDGVGHINNTVIPVWFEAGRNGLFQLFNPYHCFSDWKMIIISMNVEFKNQLYFGKKADVFCWIKRIGNSSLELYEEIHQNGTLCAKGTAVYVNYNVHEKQSEPIPSDIRYALEKHLY